In one Candidatus Babeliales bacterium genomic region, the following are encoded:
- a CDS encoding DMT family transporter, with translation MFLIILLYAVFSAMTFINSSLIATNPYPFFVGMIRALGSSAILLSYSWVFFRKETMQFSLPKRGWKLLLTYGVLIHAFVMCGFSYAVQYADPVSICFIVASGPFLTAIIQYFRKEEYLTYKKIVGLLVGFLGLLPILMISEHAVAIGSKTQSLQWWGNLVAFLSMLVFSYGWIVLKQFLKEFSHPIQLINGIAMLVGGLVSAVFVMFVHGFSMFSLSFSHDFPTLMMAFLASSLLTYMLYVYLLTKYSPTFISFAGFLEPAFGLFYGAVFMGYAVTGNALFALLVLFAGLYIFYLEELKNTPTF, from the coding sequence ATGTTTTTAATTATTTTATTGTATGCAGTATTTTCTGCTATGACGTTTATCAACAGTTCGTTGATAGCTACAAACCCATATCCATTTTTCGTTGGCATGATACGAGCGCTTGGCAGCAGTGCTATTTTGCTTAGTTACTCATGGGTTTTCTTTCGAAAAGAAACTATGCAGTTTTCACTTCCAAAGCGCGGATGGAAGCTTTTGTTGACCTATGGCGTTTTGATTCATGCCTTTGTGATGTGTGGTTTTTCCTATGCTGTGCAATATGCTGATCCGGTCTCAATATGTTTTATTGTTGCATCGGGCCCATTTCTTACAGCAATTATTCAATATTTTCGCAAAGAAGAGTATTTGACCTATAAAAAAATAGTAGGGTTGTTGGTTGGCTTTTTAGGACTGCTTCCGATTTTGATGATCTCTGAGCACGCCGTTGCCATTGGCTCAAAAACTCAGAGTTTGCAGTGGTGGGGTAACTTAGTAGCTTTTCTTTCTATGTTAGTTTTTTCTTATGGATGGATTGTTTTAAAGCAGTTCTTGAAAGAGTTTTCTCATCCTATCCAGCTCATTAATGGGATTGCTATGCTGGTTGGAGGACTTGTTTCTGCTGTTTTTGTGATGTTTGTTCATGGTTTTAGTATGTTTTCACTGTCCTTTTCACACGATTTTCCGACACTGATGATGGCATTTTTGGCATCGAGTTTGTTGACCTATATGCTGTACGTCTACCTTTTAACGAAGTATTCTCCCACGTTTATATCCTTTGCTGGCTTTCTAGAACCAGCCTTTGGGCTCTTTTATGGAGCAGTTTTCATGGGGTACGCAGTTACTGGAAATGCACTTTTCGCGCTCCTAGTGCTTTTTGCGGGCCTTTATATCTTTTATCTTGAAGAATTAAAAAACACCCCTACCTTTTGA
- the mutL gene encoding DNA mismatch repair endonuclease MutL, translating to MAQTIKILDPHEAIKIAAGEVIERPAHIIKELIENSIDAQASAITIHTRAAGKDEISIADNGSGMSPDDATLCFAHHATSKISTVHDLQTIVTYGFRGEALSSIASVSRVELITKTAEEKSATHLVLHEGKVITETVAAREVGTTLTITDLFASIPARKKFLKSDDTEWNLIVSIFQAFCLRYPNIHFKLFHNGHLSYNCPPTGDDLKSRCAQLWSSNLHEQLINLEIKEESFNNLDPQPAGHSFIYPSIHSAEAEHSGRTAIEKTHAKTGSASRTTSVEKNISVVGAISTPHYYRFNRGQIFTFVNNRWVKNIEITKGIIKGYDGVLPTQKYPAAFLFITIDPTQVDINVHPKKEEVKFLHPGIVQRVIQEAVAQTLSNSVNVNLATASKAFAGVAEAQPQVAYGSYKFFTGNINELPGSPTVCAIAKGDGCIESGKTSGKNDFSSSEDVSPKQDLMLDPQSAGHSFIYPSILSAEAEHSSRRLQLWRTRSGRAAIEKTHAKTGVESTTIEPVTFASSISATQTIPATAPTTSDVNECIYEQEPYSIVGQFKKTYIMLEKSNQLILIDQHAAHERILFEQFKKNMAETATVRLLFPHIVKLSSSEVEQITAYEKLFYKHGIQFEAFSQTELIIQATPVQMQAKAVEEIIHLALAWIKENHHIDHDELFAKLHEKILAEKACKAACKAGDTLNHEQMDNVIKELLKTENRFCCPHGRPTVWGMELKDIEKHFKRDYVGSKQSSDYLI from the coding sequence TTGGCACAAACAATAAAAATTCTAGATCCTCATGAAGCCATCAAAATTGCCGCTGGCGAAGTCATTGAGCGACCGGCTCACATCATAAAAGAATTAATCGAAAACAGCATTGACGCTCAAGCTAGCGCCATCACGATTCATACTCGTGCTGCCGGCAAAGACGAAATCAGCATTGCTGATAATGGGTCCGGTATGTCCCCTGACGATGCTACGTTGTGCTTTGCTCATCATGCAACAAGTAAAATTTCAACGGTACACGATCTTCAAACTATCGTGACTTATGGTTTTCGTGGTGAAGCACTTTCAAGTATCGCATCAGTCAGTCGTGTTGAGCTCATAACTAAAACTGCTGAAGAAAAAAGTGCAACACATCTGGTACTCCATGAAGGAAAAGTAATAACTGAAACCGTCGCTGCAAGAGAAGTAGGAACAACTCTTACCATCACGGATCTTTTTGCCTCCATTCCTGCTCGTAAAAAGTTTTTAAAAAGTGATGACACCGAATGGAATCTGATTGTCTCAATATTTCAAGCGTTTTGCCTACGCTACCCAAACATACATTTTAAATTATTCCACAATGGTCATTTGTCATATAATTGTCCACCAACAGGCGATGATCTGAAGTCGCGATGTGCACAATTGTGGAGCAGCAATCTTCATGAACAATTGATTAATCTGGAAATAAAAGAGGAATCTTTTAATAACCTGGATCCTCAGCCTGCCGGTCATAGCTTCATCTATCCCTCGATACATTCTGCTGAAGCAGAACACTCGGGACGAACGGCGATAGAAAAAACACACGCGAAGACTGGATCGGCGTCGAGGACGACGAGTGTAGAAAAAAATATCTCTGTCGTCGGCGCTATTTCAACGCCACATTATTACCGCTTTAATCGCGGACAAATTTTTACCTTCGTCAACAATCGCTGGGTTAAAAATATCGAAATTACTAAAGGCATCATCAAAGGTTACGATGGTGTACTTCCAACTCAGAAATATCCAGCTGCATTTTTATTTATCACCATTGATCCGACACAAGTGGATATCAACGTTCATCCAAAAAAAGAAGAAGTGAAGTTTTTACATCCTGGCATTGTGCAACGCGTTATTCAAGAAGCTGTAGCGCAAACGCTGAGCAACTCTGTAAACGTTAACTTGGCTACTGCGAGCAAAGCTTTTGCGGGTGTGGCCGAGGCTCAACCGCAGGTTGCTTATGGGTCTTATAAGTTTTTTACAGGGAATATTAATGAATTACCTGGATCTCCGACCGTGTGCGCCATAGCCAAAGGCGACGGCTGTATCGAGTCGGGGAAAACGAGTGGGAAGAATGATTTTTCTTCATCTGAAGATGTAAGTCCTAAGCAAGATTTAATGCTGGATCCCCAATCTGCCGGTCATAGCTTCATCTATCCCTCGATACTTTCTGCTGAAGCAGAACACTCCAGCCGTCGCTTGCAGCTATGGCGGACACGGTCGGGACGAGCGGCGATAGAAAAAACACACGCGAAGACTGGAGTGGAATCAACAACGATTGAACCCGTAACATTTGCTAGCTCAATTTCAGCCACCCAAACAATACCTGCCACTGCACCCACAACATCCGACGTTAACGAATGTATCTACGAGCAAGAGCCCTACTCGATTGTGGGACAATTTAAAAAAACCTACATCATGCTTGAAAAAAGCAATCAGTTAATTTTGATCGATCAGCATGCTGCACATGAACGGATTTTATTTGAGCAGTTCAAAAAAAACATGGCTGAGACTGCTACCGTTCGACTATTGTTTCCTCATATCGTTAAACTCAGTTCGTCCGAAGTTGAACAGATCACAGCGTATGAAAAACTTTTTTACAAACATGGCATTCAGTTTGAAGCGTTTAGCCAGACTGAGCTTATTATCCAAGCAACACCTGTGCAGATGCAGGCAAAAGCAGTTGAAGAAATTATCCATCTGGCCCTTGCTTGGATTAAAGAAAATCACCACATTGATCACGATGAATTATTTGCAAAACTTCATGAAAAAATCTTGGCAGAAAAAGCATGTAAAGCCGCGTGTAAAGCTGGTGACACTTTAAATCATGAGCAAATGGATAATGTCATCAAAGAGCTTTTAAAAACTGAAAATCGCTTTTGTTGCCCACATGGCAGACCAACGGTATGGGGCATGGAGCTTAAAGATATTGAAAAACATTTTAAGCGAGATTACGTTGGCTCGAAACAATCGTCTGATTATTTGATCTAA
- a CDS encoding YciC family protein translates to MNFSLVKAASKFAYSQLYQNTKSWFMLCLKTFLIVFAMTLGLTVVAGSAVILFGLLVITPNMLPVSSVWFAQIVFAIVLAALILLALVKIINFAFIPFANALDVAQGKPMRKFENKMTSSALLLVTMLMLVAIVFGLFLLIIPGIIFLVRFSLAPCIVIDERCGAIQAMSKSWNLTKNNFAVLFPVVAWTGILQSTPIINIFNYFFPFTYLAMSFAYVSLKEKQG, encoded by the coding sequence ATGAATTTTTCTTTAGTTAAAGCTGCAAGTAAGTTTGCTTACAGCCAGTTGTATCAAAACACAAAGTCATGGTTTATGCTTTGTTTGAAAACATTTTTGATAGTATTTGCTATGACTTTAGGGTTGACAGTCGTTGCAGGCTCAGCCGTTATTTTATTTGGTCTTTTAGTCATTACTCCAAATATGTTACCAGTAAGTTCAGTCTGGTTTGCTCAAATAGTTTTTGCGATTGTTTTAGCGGCTTTAATCCTTCTGGCGCTTGTTAAAATCATAAATTTTGCATTTATTCCATTTGCTAACGCACTCGATGTGGCTCAAGGCAAACCAATGCGAAAATTTGAAAATAAAATGACATCATCCGCTTTGTTGTTAGTTACCATGTTAATGCTCGTGGCAATTGTTTTCGGACTGTTTTTGTTGATCATCCCTGGAATTATTTTTTTAGTTCGTTTTTCCTTAGCGCCATGTATTGTTATTGATGAAAGATGTGGCGCAATTCAAGCAATGTCTAAAAGCTGGAATCTTACAAAGAATAATTTTGCAGTACTGTTTCCTGTTGTTGCATGGACGGGGATACTGCAAAGCACTCCAATCATTAATATTTTTAATTACTTTTTTCCATTTACTTATTTAGCAATGTCATTTGCTTACGTATCGCTTAAAGAAAAACAAGGATAA
- a CDS encoding thioredoxin domain-containing protein — translation MFSKKQSFITLTLLSVVSFDLYTFCDSSGFWGYANSADTASVEITQDMFEKEVLQSDIPVILDVYAVWCGPCQMLKPIFAQVAQEFKDSCKLVSIDYDKNLKLTSTLEIRCFPTMLVYHKGKIVQRLEGFPGNKEELAKFVQAVVDSAAQN, via the coding sequence ATGTTTTCAAAAAAACAATCTTTTATAACATTGACACTTTTATCCGTGGTGTCGTTTGATTTATATACTTTCTGTGATTCATCTGGCTTCTGGGGCTATGCAAATTCTGCTGACACAGCATCAGTTGAAATTACTCAAGATATGTTTGAAAAAGAAGTTTTACAGAGCGACATTCCAGTGATTCTTGATGTGTACGCGGTATGGTGTGGTCCTTGTCAAATGTTAAAGCCTATCTTTGCACAAGTGGCACAGGAATTTAAAGATTCATGCAAATTAGTAAGTATCGATTATGATAAAAATCTTAAATTAACCTCTACGCTTGAAATTCGATGTTTTCCAACAATGCTTGTTTACCACAAAGGAAAAATAGTTCAAAGGCTTGAAGGCTTTCCAGGAAATAAAGAAGAGCTTGCTAAATTTGTTCAAGCAGTCGTTGACAGCGCTGCGCAAAATTAA
- a CDS encoding class I SAM-dependent methyltransferase — MQKNSRQILKLVILCAVMFELKGFNPLYNGNDPYESFASMRNDPRFFREDYIKYFPYYKHYRENISLIDPANIDLSKLPYPYNTLSNVEPYNPVGYYVNWQYVAKLLASNNIVNVIEIGSDYGLSTRHIASLLPENGRLYAIDTWDFTNEADYHNQRYVPFLSNVVRAGLTDKIIPVKKASQDVIEIFKLFRLSFDMIYLDGDHATEAVFRDLELYYPLLNSHGVMCGDDWMLKTVRAGIVQFAQKHNLTIYGACNFWFLRDEGQYKVSSFLEVSDEAWMF, encoded by the coding sequence ATGCAAAAAAATAGTCGACAAATATTAAAATTAGTAATTCTTTGTGCTGTTATGTTTGAACTAAAAGGATTTAATCCTTTATATAATGGAAATGATCCATATGAATCATTCGCATCGATGAGGAATGATCCACGCTTTTTCAGAGAAGATTATATAAAATATTTTCCATATTATAAGCATTATCGCGAAAATATATCTTTGATTGATCCTGCAAATATTGATTTATCAAAATTACCATATCCATATAATACATTATCTAACGTAGAACCATACAACCCTGTTGGTTACTATGTTAACTGGCAATATGTTGCAAAATTACTTGCATCAAATAACATCGTTAATGTTATAGAAATAGGTTCTGATTATGGACTATCTACCCGTCATATTGCATCACTTTTGCCTGAAAATGGTAGATTGTATGCAATAGACACTTGGGATTTTACAAACGAAGCTGATTATCATAATCAAAGATATGTACCTTTTTTAAGCAATGTGGTACGCGCAGGACTTACTGATAAAATTATTCCGGTTAAAAAGGCATCGCAAGATGTAATTGAAATTTTCAAATTATTTCGATTAAGCTTTGATATGATTTATCTTGATGGAGATCATGCAACAGAAGCAGTATTTAGAGATTTAGAACTTTACTATCCACTGTTGAATTCACATGGAGTTATGTGCGGAGATGATTGGATGCTCAAAACAGTGCGAGCAGGTATTGTTCAATTTGCTCAAAAACATAATTTAACCATTTATGGAGCATGTAATTTTTGGTTTTTAAGAGATGAAGGTCAATATAAAGTCTCTTCATTCCTTGAAGTGTCAGATGAAGCCTGGATGTTTTAA
- a CDS encoding FkbM family methyltransferase translates to MNLKEFVRIVLKNLSIMPHLLVTLFMSYSFAIHADDNYIIVHKQNVKHAFVPFDATTDHFTKNVFANWEKETFEVFDQVKDPNGIAIDLGAWIGTTAIWCCKNFSHVVAVDADPVSLQCLQNNLKASECFNVTTCPRPVAETSEQFIFGPRGPVLNESISYIKNESNNPNDYRIQGITFKQLIHDFVYENDAIKNKKISFIKCDIEGGEENILEDILYFAYHNNVKAYISFHLDWWKNKNIHEFEYLFKFFKTNCPSSDIVTYIKQNPFTSILFEPLDNAGTLIKKNMPVVIIGYNQYTYIKNMVAQLEKYTSDIIIIDNNSSFEPLLNYYANDFKYTLLRQKINHGHTVVSKNFIQNLVGDVYLMTDPDLKFNNNLPHNFIETLLEISNYFKAHKVGFALFIDSDQIRTDVFYKGHDIKEWESAFWEKPLHYPNNSSLELYEAPIDTTFCLVNKKFMSGAHIRIAGDYTCLHLPWFKDFKDSITPNEYETYLKNNVSTSWFRSY, encoded by the coding sequence ATGAACCTAAAAGAATTTGTTAGAATAGTGCTTAAAAATCTAAGTATAATGCCCCATTTATTAGTTACTCTCTTTATGAGTTACTCTTTTGCAATACACGCAGATGACAATTATATCATTGTTCATAAACAAAATGTGAAGCATGCCTTTGTTCCTTTTGATGCGACCACGGATCATTTTACTAAAAATGTATTTGCTAATTGGGAAAAAGAAACTTTTGAAGTTTTCGATCAGGTAAAAGATCCTAATGGTATAGCAATTGATCTAGGTGCCTGGATTGGAACTACTGCGATATGGTGCTGCAAAAATTTTAGCCATGTTGTAGCGGTTGATGCAGATCCAGTATCTTTACAATGTTTGCAAAACAATTTAAAAGCATCCGAATGTTTCAATGTTACTACTTGCCCACGACCAGTTGCAGAAACAAGTGAACAGTTTATTTTTGGACCACGCGGTCCTGTTCTCAATGAATCTATTTCATATATCAAAAATGAATCAAACAATCCCAATGATTACCGCATTCAAGGAATAACTTTTAAACAGTTAATACATGATTTTGTTTATGAAAATGATGCCATAAAAAATAAAAAAATATCTTTTATTAAGTGTGACATTGAAGGTGGTGAAGAAAATATTCTTGAAGATATATTGTATTTTGCTTATCACAACAACGTAAAAGCGTACATTTCATTCCATTTAGATTGGTGGAAAAATAAAAACATTCATGAATTTGAATACTTATTTAAATTCTTTAAAACTAATTGTCCAAGTTCTGACATAGTTACCTATATTAAACAAAATCCCTTCACCTCTATTCTTTTTGAGCCTTTAGATAATGCAGGGACTTTAATAAAAAAGAACATGCCAGTCGTTATTATCGGTTACAACCAGTATACTTATATTAAAAACATGGTCGCTCAATTGGAAAAGTATACTTCCGATATTATCATTATAGATAATAATAGTAGCTTTGAGCCATTATTGAATTACTATGCTAATGATTTCAAATATACTTTGCTCAGACAAAAAATTAATCATGGTCATACTGTAGTTTCTAAGAATTTTATTCAAAATTTAGTTGGTGATGTTTATTTAATGACTGATCCTGACTTAAAATTTAATAATAATTTACCTCATAATTTTATTGAAACTTTATTAGAAATATCGAACTACTTCAAAGCTCATAAAGTTGGATTTGCTTTATTTATTGACTCGGATCAAATAAGAACGGATGTGTTTTATAAAGGTCATGATATTAAGGAGTGGGAAAGTGCCTTTTGGGAAAAACCATTACATTATCCAAATAACTCTTCCTTAGAACTATATGAGGCTCCAATTGATACTACTTTTTGTTTAGTGAATAAAAAATTTATGAGCGGTGCTCATATTCGAATTGCCGGAGATTATACCTGTTTACATCTTCCTTGGTTCAAAGATTTCAAAGATTCTATAACGCCTAACGAATATGAAACATATTTAAAAAACAATGTATCTACCTCATGGTTTCGGTCGTATTAG
- a CDS encoding glycosyltransferase family 61 protein has protein sequence MLLLKKSFILLCTFFNISFIFAAHDVPILRDNLAMISVETLLRKYGNSIGYAKFKDAETFHYEKFPLSIFPENQPYKGTFAETFVLTIPNGRVSTYAGYIIIDEKYMLREFNEQCQWLMYAFNIINHWSDAGNFSNPRKVSGRVAVIARRGSENYAHYLVDLLGRLAILELMGIDYDYLYIPYEKPYDNKPYIKEILTVWGIDPLKIIQPCGEFNYIEADELIVPSSSWKLAPTPGETFHDLTILCGVYWPTWLLEFYRNKFLPMVSHKPNEHKFSKKVFISRKDGSPFLGRRMINEDEVFELFEAEGFERYVLSSMSFLEQVELFHNADIVVGANGCGLINIMFCKPHTKVIEIFQERADSTFYYTGQLVGADYTCVKTKEFPLHDRGGGASTIIPLDIIQEVIKNLNKSN, from the coding sequence ATGTTATTACTTAAAAAATCATTCATTCTACTGTGCACATTTTTTAACATTTCATTTATTTTTGCTGCGCACGATGTTCCTATCTTGCGAGACAATCTTGCTATGATTTCTGTTGAAACTCTTTTAAGAAAGTATGGCAATTCTATCGGTTACGCTAAATTCAAAGATGCTGAAACATTCCATTACGAAAAATTTCCATTATCCATATTCCCTGAAAATCAACCCTACAAAGGAACTTTTGCTGAAACCTTTGTTTTAACTATTCCCAATGGGCGCGTTTCTACTTATGCTGGATATATTATAATTGATGAAAAATATATGCTGCGGGAATTTAACGAACAATGCCAATGGCTTATGTATGCCTTCAATATAATAAATCATTGGTCTGATGCAGGAAATTTCTCTAACCCAAGAAAAGTTTCGGGAAGAGTAGCGGTCATTGCACGTCGCGGTTCTGAAAATTATGCTCATTATTTAGTAGATCTATTGGGCCGACTTGCAATACTTGAATTAATGGGCATAGATTATGATTATCTTTATATTCCTTATGAAAAACCTTATGACAATAAACCATATATTAAAGAAATTTTAACAGTATGGGGCATTGATCCTTTAAAAATTATACAACCATGCGGTGAATTTAATTATATCGAAGCTGATGAATTAATTGTTCCATCATCTTCATGGAAACTAGCTCCAACTCCTGGAGAAACCTTTCATGATCTCACCATCCTTTGTGGCGTTTATTGGCCAACTTGGCTTTTAGAATTCTATAGAAATAAATTTCTACCAATGGTTAGCCATAAACCAAACGAACACAAATTCAGCAAAAAAGTTTTTATTTCTCGAAAAGATGGTTCGCCCTTTTTAGGACGTCGGATGATTAATGAAGATGAAGTGTTTGAATTATTTGAAGCTGAAGGATTTGAAAGATACGTACTGAGCAGTATGTCATTTTTAGAGCAAGTAGAATTATTTCATAATGCTGACATTGTGGTGGGAGCAAATGGATGCGGACTCATCAACATAATGTTTTGTAAGCCGCATACAAAGGTTATAGAAATATTCCAAGAGCGAGCTGATTCAACCTTTTATTATACAGGACAATTAGTAGGGGCAGATTATACATGCGTTAAAACTAAAGAGTTTCCTTTACATGATAGAGGCGGTGGTGCAAGTACCATAATTCCTCTTGATATCATTCAAGAAGTGATCAAGAATTTAAATAAAAGTAATTAA
- a CDS encoding TylF/MycF family methyltransferase, with amino-acid sequence MLFLVAIFSLLSSTAHADHNRHNYLDLMKKCLMNSIYQDPNSSGIPYHAGMRENGLDWPSVAHTMIGLHRLDNLQFCVEDVLQNNIPGDLIETGVWRGGASIFMRAILKAYDNTEKRVFVADSFEGLPVPNVELYPVDAVIACLADCKELAVSLPQVQINFSRYGLLDEQVVFLKGWFCDTLPTAPVEKLAVMRLDGDYYGSTMEALVNLYPKLSIGGYVIIDDYQIWCCAQAVHDFRDKMGITDELIPTADKQGAYWKRTK; translated from the coding sequence ATGTTATTTCTAGTCGCCATTTTTTCATTACTAAGCTCTACTGCTCATGCAGACCACAATAGGCATAATTATTTAGATCTCATGAAAAAATGCTTAATGAATTCTATATATCAAGATCCTAATTCCTCTGGTATTCCGTATCATGCCGGAATGCGCGAAAATGGTCTTGATTGGCCAAGTGTGGCGCATACTATGATAGGCTTGCACAGATTAGATAATTTACAATTCTGTGTTGAAGATGTGTTACAAAATAATATTCCTGGAGATTTAATAGAAACTGGGGTATGGCGTGGCGGTGCTAGCATATTCATGCGTGCAATCTTAAAAGCGTATGACAATACAGAAAAAAGAGTTTTTGTTGCAGATTCTTTTGAAGGATTACCAGTACCTAATGTAGAGTTGTATCCCGTTGATGCAGTTATAGCATGTTTGGCTGATTGTAAAGAATTAGCTGTTTCTTTACCTCAAGTTCAAATTAATTTTAGTCGTTATGGTTTACTTGATGAACAAGTTGTTTTTTTAAAGGGATGGTTTTGTGACACGCTTCCTACTGCTCCTGTTGAAAAATTAGCTGTGATGAGACTTGATGGTGATTATTATGGATCAACCATGGAAGCTCTTGTTAATTTATATCCAAAATTATCAATCGGTGGTTATGTAATTATTGATGATTATCAAATCTGGTGCTGTGCTCAAGCGGTACATGATTTTAGAGATAAAATGGGCATTACCGATGAACTTATTCCAACAGCAGATAAGCAAGGCGCTTATTGGAAGCGTACAAAATAA
- a CDS encoding TylF/MycF family methyltransferase: MLFLVAIFSLLSFTVHADNNKDNYLDLMKKCLMNSIYQDSGHNGNTYQSEVRENGRDWPSTAHTMIGLHRLNNLQDCVEDVLKNNIEGDLIETGVWRGGASIFMRAILKAYDNTEKKVFVADSFEGLPVANVALYPIDASIGFLADCKILAVSLPQVQSNFARYGLLDNQVVFLKGWFCDTLPTAPIERLAIMRLDGDYYESTMDALISLYPKLSVGGYVIIDDYWIPCCAQAVHDFRRTFNITDEIIKTKDLQGAFWKRTK, from the coding sequence ATGTTATTTCTAGTCGCCATTTTTTCATTATTAAGTTTTACGGTTCATGCAGACAACAATAAAGACAATTATTTAGATCTGATGAAAAAATGTCTTATGAATTCTATATACCAAGACAGTGGTCATAATGGTAATACATATCAGTCGGAAGTTCGTGAAAATGGCCGTGATTGGCCAAGTACTGCGCATACTATGATAGGGCTACACCGATTAAACAATTTACAAGATTGTGTTGAAGATGTTTTGAAAAATAATATTGAAGGAGATTTAATAGAAACAGGCGTATGGCGTGGCGGTGCTAGCATATTCATGCGTGCAATTTTAAAGGCATATGACAATACGGAAAAAAAAGTTTTTGTTGCGGATTCTTTTGAAGGTCTGCCAGTTGCTAATGTAGCGCTGTATCCTATTGATGCAAGTATAGGGTTTTTGGCTGATTGTAAAATATTGGCTGTTTCTTTACCTCAAGTTCAATCTAATTTTGCACGTTATGGATTATTGGATAATCAAGTTGTTTTCTTAAAGGGATGGTTTTGTGACACGCTTCCTACAGCACCTATCGAAAGATTAGCGATTATGAGACTTGATGGTGATTATTACGAATCAACAATGGACGCGCTTATTAGTTTATATCCAAAGCTTTCTGTTGGTGGTTATGTAATTATCGATGATTACTGGATACCATGTTGCGCTCAAGCTGTTCATGATTTTAGAAGAACATTTAATATTACTGATGAGATCATTAAAACAAAGGACCTGCAGGGTGCTTTTTGGAAGCGAACAAAATAA
- a CDS encoding glycosyltransferase family 61 protein has protein sequence MYNRFTKTVCLSFLIVVPVYATRIKQLSVLQFVKQFPEATCQQCTHRYPFNMTPYPVFPQVDQNFFPSKGYFTDMFILSIANGTAYRHGSGDVFVNNCFIKETQIKNMNYFSGPEFDIQDISNIIKVPGRVAVISHIFPECYGHWIFDVLGQLALLEINNVQYDYLCVPYHSKFMKETLDLWGIDHNKIIPLTQNLCIQADTIIMATSVTQTEVMIGKNANYNADFLLKHVSQKLLSGVDLKAAESTQQFSEPSLSKIFISRKDAIAGRRFVSNEDEIFALFQPLGFKRYELTALSLPEQIALFHNATTIVSFVGSGSTNIIFCKPGTHYIEIVQKMVDATFFYVSDIFKLNYSYINNSTIPDLLYGHQHSQEETFPIEKIKNFLSENPEF, from the coding sequence GTGTACAATCGTTTCACTAAAACAGTGTGTTTAAGTTTTTTAATCGTTGTTCCTGTTTACGCTACACGCATTAAACAGTTATCAGTCTTACAATTTGTAAAACAATTCCCAGAGGCAACGTGCCAGCAATGCACTCATAGATATCCTTTTAATATGACGCCGTACCCAGTGTTCCCACAAGTAGATCAAAACTTTTTTCCATCAAAGGGTTACTTTACCGACATGTTTATTTTGAGCATTGCAAACGGTACCGCGTACCGACATGGAAGTGGTGACGTTTTTGTAAATAATTGTTTTATAAAAGAAACACAAATCAAAAATATGAACTATTTTAGTGGTCCAGAGTTTGATATCCAAGATATTTCAAATATCATAAAAGTACCCGGTCGCGTAGCTGTTATTTCACATATTTTTCCTGAATGTTATGGTCACTGGATATTTGATGTACTTGGGCAACTAGCTCTGCTTGAAATAAATAATGTGCAGTACGATTATTTGTGTGTACCGTATCACAGCAAATTTATGAAAGAAACTTTGGATCTGTGGGGCATCGATCATAACAAAATTATTCCACTCACTCAAAATTTATGCATTCAAGCTGATACAATTATCATGGCAACATCTGTCACTCAAACAGAGGTGATGATTGGAAAAAATGCTAATTACAATGCTGATTTTTTGTTAAAACATGTTAGCCAAAAGTTACTTTCTGGTGTTGATTTGAAAGCTGCAGAAAGCACACAACAATTTTCTGAGCCGTCATTATCAAAAATATTTATCTCTCGAAAAGACGCAATTGCAGGTCGAAGATTTGTTTCCAACGAAGATGAAATTTTTGCTTTGTTTCAGCCGCTTGGTTTTAAAAGGTATGAGCTAACGGCATTATCGCTGCCTGAGCAAATTGCATTATTTCACAATGCTACAACGATTGTGTCTTTTGTAGGATCAGGAAGTACCAATATTATATTTTGTAAACCTGGAACCCACTACATAGAAATTGTACAGAAAATGGTTGATGCAACTTTTTTTTATGTCTCAGATATTTTCAAATTAAATTATAGCTACATTAACAATTCTACTATTCCCGATCTTTTATACGGTCATCAACACAGCCAAGAAGAAACCTTTCCGATTGAGAAAATAAAGAATTTCTTGAGTGAGAATCCTGAGTTTTAA